The Podospora pseudocomata strain CBS 415.72m chromosome 3, whole genome shotgun sequence genome window below encodes:
- a CDS encoding hypothetical protein (COG:S; EggNog:ENOG503NVED), whose translation MPPRINIPPVTRICLIVLLVQSVLSAAIRYRQWTANSEIVIPYLNLIPQLSLVYPWTFLTTTLVESNIFTLSIAGFTLYHGGRYLERAWSGRELAKFLLIVSLVPNALVFATTIFFFALTRNEGWTLMTIAGTIPIQISFLVAFSQLVPAHTVTLFRGILSLRVPRFPLLYIGLVTLFCLTPMLTAASFLLAIYGLIVSWTYLRFYKPVFPDLDASQPAHLRGDASETFAFAQFFPGPVRPLASSISDHVFNVLVAMRLCTPFSAADVSAARGDHHHHNFAQRGVPGSARAEAERRRALALKALDQRLHAATANAAARASNAPPPPAVVPPIPSATGPTVQSQPQAGAQKTMTVQSGGEILGETSYNPDGDDHK comes from the exons ATGCCGCCCCGAATAAACATCCCGCCAGTAACGCGCATCTGCCTCATCGTGCTGCTTGTCCAGTCAGTGCTGAGCGCCGCTATACGATACCGACAATGGACGGCCAACTCTGAAATCGTTATCCCATATCTGAACCTGATCCCACAGCTATCACTGGTCTACCCCTGGACCTTTTTGACGACGACACTAGTCGAGAGCAACATCTTCACCCTGAGCATTGCCGGCTTCACACTCTACCATGGCGGCCGCTACCTCGAACGTGCCTGGTCAGGCCGAGAGCTTGCCAAGTTCCTGCTCATCGTTTCCCTTGTGCCAAATGCCTTGGTCTTTGctaccaccatcttcttctttgccctGACGAGAAATGAGGGGTGGAC GCTCATGACCATCGCCGGAACCATCCCCATCCAGatctccttcctcgtcgCCTTCAGCCAGCTTGTCCCCGCACACACCGTAACCCTCTTCAGGGGCATCCTCTCCCTGCGGGTACCTCGATTTCCCCTCCTTTACATCGGCCTCGTCACCCTCTTCTGCCTCACCCCGATGCTCACCGCCGCTTcgttcctcctcgccatctaTGGCCTCATCGTAAGCTGGACCTACCTCCGCTTCTATAAGCCCGTCTTCCCCGATCTCGATGCGTCGCAACCCGCCCACCTCCGCGGCGACGCCAGTGAGACTTTTGCGTTCGCCCAGTTCTTCCCCGGCCCCGTCCGGCCTCTGGCCTCGAGCATCTCAGATCATGTGTTCAACGTCCTCGTTGCTATGCGCCTTTGCACACCCTTCAGCGCTGCTGATGTATCAGCCGCCCGgggagaccaccaccaccacaactttGCTCAGCGCGGTGTGCCGGGTAGTGCTCGCGCCGAAGCTGAAAGGAGGAGAGCTCTGGCGTTGAAGGCGCTTGATCAGCGACTACACGCTGCCACGGCGAATGCGGCGGCCAGGGCGTCGAACgcaccgcctccaccagcgGTTGTTCCTCCTATTCCCTCGGCGACGGGACCAACAGTACAGAGCCAACCGCAAGCTGGAGCGCAAAAGACCATGACGGTGCAGAGTGGAGGAGAGATACTGGGGGAGACATCGTATAACCCTGATGGAGATGACCACAAATAG